In a genomic window of Xenopus laevis strain J_2021 chromosome 5S, Xenopus_laevis_v10.1, whole genome shotgun sequence:
- the LOC121394249 gene encoding uncharacterized protein LOC121394249 — MAAFYKRQTKETLINLCEQRGIDVVDKSKEMLICALVEKEQQNYTPESGDYATQDVPVMNSVPGSSQREDSSSCSGQDDRNSSLQAALQLLGSDDPQLRLQLILQYQQAERDAAAAAAERDAAAAAAERDAAAAAAAAERDAAAAERDAAAAERQAERQHQLELAKLQQQNSHLPSMEPRVAHPFHISHDKFPTMEKDGDMDTFLRGFERTCRQYQLPREQWAKYLTPGLKGKALEAFVDLPPELDGDYDAIKQALIDRYNLTPERYRKRFRSLQKGPADSYADILSSLKTTFKQWVSGLDVTTIEDLTDLMVKDQFLHICPLEVRQFVMDQEPKTADQAAKLADTYAASRMPEHRRASVPSYKERSTGGIAQSSPQSGENSYFGGSVAAVGQKDTRRCFSCNQMGHVRTDCPHKKEPTSPGQPVVMLVSGKPENLHHHMQSVIVGDKVTQGLRDSGSNFSLVRPEMIKTGDIIPGKTLSIKGVGGSHPKVPVAKVFLDWGAGRGLREVGVTNEIPVNVLLGNDLGYMITAFVPYDQVSLGPAALECGHPPQQVIVKSTMQQSNWEGGLGGRSQSQPVPEPVLSQSRDKKGEGEERFPLGVSLVQPGSIPAVRDFQRVIPDPVPKMPEVLSGGQQLRQAQESVQKHEGQVVRTQSRVLVDNATQTGESDGSGGPGIALMPEPVLRGAKVVSTKEERLTVPGVAPKSDSNKVIFPEVQSIKDEPSGLCQPKTKQVSGDQGGIKGVGGLQLLSMSRPREWEIRDRLEGPSVNKVGGIGQMPEESSDRPLPTMQTCTLSRDSADRGKTGSIPTSNQSSTWDYTDTALKEQDFRPGR, encoded by the exons atggcagcattttACAAGAGGCAGACCAAGGAGACCCTCATCAATCTCTGTGAGCAAAGAGGAATTGATGTAGTGGACAAATCGAAGGAAATGTTGATTTGTGCCTTGGTGGAAAAGGAGCAGCAGAACTACACACCTGAGTCAGGAGACTATGCAACTCAGGATGTCCCAGTGATGAACTCTGTTCCTGGATCCTCTCAGCGAGAGGACAGTTCtagctgcagtgggcaggatgacaggaattcatccctgcaagcagctttgcaattgttgGGTTCAGATGACCCCCAGCTGCGTCTTCAACTTATCCTGCAATATCAAcaggcagaaagagatgcagcagcagcagcagcagaaagagatgcagcagcagcagcagcagaaagagatgcagcagcagcagcagcagcagcagaaagagatgcagcagcagctgaaagagatgcagcagcagctgaaaggcAGGCAGAACGACAGCATCAACTGGAGTTAGCAAAGCTCCAGCAACAAAACTCACACCTACCGTCCATGGAACCCAGGGTGGCCCATCCTTTCCATATTTCCCATGACAAATTCCCGACCATGGAGAAGGATGGAGATATGGACACCTTCCTGCGTGGGTTTGAGAGGACTTGTAGACAGTACCAACTGCCCCGGGAACAATGGGCAAAGTACCTTACCCCAGGGTTAAAAGGCAAAGCCCTGGAAGCCTTTGTGGATTTACCACCAGAGCTCGATGGGGATTATGATGCTATCAAACAAGCCTTAATTGACCGGTATAATCTTACTCCAGAAAGATATAGGAAACGGTTTCGTTCCCTACAAAAAGGCCCTGCTGACAGCTATGCAGATATCCTAAGTAGTTTGAAAACTACCTTTAAGCAATGGGTCTCTGGACTGGATGTTACCACAATTGAGGATTTAACTGATTTGATGGTCAAAGATCAGTTTCTACACATATGTCCATTGGAAGTACGGCAGTTTGTTATGGACCAGGAGCCTAAAACAGCAGACCAGGCTGCTAAGCTTGCTGATACTTATGCAGCTAGTCGGATGCCAGAGCACCGCAGAGCATCTGTACCAAGCTACAAGGAGCGATCAACAGGAGGAATCGCACAAAGCAGTCCACAGTCTGGTGAGAATTCATATTTTGGGGGGTCTGTTGCAGCTGTGGGGCAAAAGGATACCCGCCGATGTTTTTCCTGCAACCAGATGGGCCATGTGAGGACTGACTGTCCACATAAGAAGGAACCAacttcacctggacagcctgttGTGATGCTTGTGTCTGGTAAGCCTGAGAATCTACATCATCATATGCAGTCTGTGATTGTGGGGGACAAAGTGACTCAGGGACTAAGAGACTCAGGTTCTAATTTTTCTCTGGTGCGTCCAGAGATGATAAAAACTGGGGACATTATACCTGGAAAGACTTTGTCCATAAAGGGAGTGGGTGGGAGCCACCCAAAGGTGCCTGTGGCAAAAGTTTTCTTGGATTGGGGTGCGGGGAGAGGTCTAAGGGAAGTGGGTGTAACTAATGAAATTCCTGTAAATGTCTTGTTGGGGAATGATTTGGGTTACATGATAACTGCTTTTGTGCCCTATGACCAGGTCTCACTAGGTCCAGCCGCGCTGGAGTGTGGCCACCCACCTCAACAGGTAATTGTAAAAAGTACAATGCAGCAAAGTAACTGGGAGGGAGGACTGGGAGGCAGGAGCCAGAGTCAACCAGTGCCTGAACCAGTGTTGTCCCAAAGTAGGGATAAGAAGGGAGAGGGGGAGGAGAGGTTTCCCCTAGGAGTCTCCCTGGTGCAGCCCGGTAGTATACCGGCAGTGAGGGATTTCCAGCGTGTAATCCCTGATCCTGTACCCAAAATGCCTGAAGTCTTGAGTGGGGGTCAGCAGCTACGCCAAGCTCAGGAGTCAGTGCAGAAGCATGAGGGACAGGTGGTTAGGACTCAGAGTAGGGTCCTAGTGGATAATGCCACTCAGACTGGGGAGAGTGATGGTAGTGGTGGGCCAGGAATAGCCCTCATGCCAGAACCAGTACTGAGGGGGGCTAAGGTGGTCAGTACTAAGGAGGAAAGGCTGACAGTACCAGGAGTTGCTCCCAAGTCAGATAGCAACAAAGTAATTTTTCCAGAAGTCCAGAGTATTAAGGACGAGCCCAGTGGTTTATGCCAACCCAAGACTAAGCAGGTCAGTGGAGACCAGGGTGGCATCAAGGGGGTGGGAGGCCTCCAGCTACTTTCTATGTCTAGGCCCAGGGAATGGGAGattagagataggctggagggcccCTCAGTGAACAAG GTGGGAGGAATAGGTCAGATGcctgaggagagcagtgatagaCCATTGCCTACTATGCaaacctgcactctgtccagagACAGTGCAGATAGAGGCAAAACGGGAAGTATACCTACATCAAACCAGTCCAGTACCTGGGATTATACTGATACAGCCCTCAAGGAACAAGACTTTAGGCCTGGGAGGTAG